Genomic segment of Drosophila biarmipes strain raj3 chromosome 2L, RU_DBia_V1.1, whole genome shotgun sequence:
GAAAACGTGGCAACTAGTTCCAAGAAACAAACGAAAACGCAGTGCTGACAACTTTTCGGTGCTGCCAGGCAAATTAAGCACTTTCAGCCGAGTTGGCAGTgctgcaaaatatttttttggtggcTTACCAACACTGTTCGATTAGCAGTGTTTTTAACGATTTTTTAAGATGATTTAAGTGATTTTACATTTCCtgttcaatattttttcgGAACTAAAGACTGCCTTCCATAATACAAATTGATGAAACATTGactaaattaatattattttgagtTCTGCAGCACACGAAAATAAAACGATAGGAAGATATGTAAATGTTACAATTTTTGATGTTTTATTCGTTTGATTTATCAACTACTGTTACGGTAATTGCATATTAAATTGGTtgtttctgtttgttgttgcttaaactTTAATAAGTGTACTTGGTTTTAGCTGCAgctgaatttaattatatttgtacaaaatatatatttagttcTAGTTTTTGTCAATGAACAACTTGTTGTCTAGCATTCATTTTGGTTTTCGCCTCGCTTGCCCGCCCAAAGTCCAGCTTAAAACTTAATTCTGTTGGTTTTGCTGTTCGATCTGTCGGTTTGCTTTGTTTCACTACAATAACGcttaacaaaatataattattaactaTTACTAGGCGCGTttcgtttgttgttgttgtttctgtgtttttttgtttgtttgttgttgttgtcgtttgCTTATTGCTGCAAGTTAATCTTGtcactttgaaaaaatttaactatAATTTCTACGTCGTTTAGTTAATTCatcgtgtatatatataaaaatatatatataagtaagTATATATAATTAGGCATTTAATTAgttgtattttaattatatgcaTGTGTGTGTCCGTGTGTTCCGTTCTAAGTAATCGTATTATTTACAGCGCTTTAATAATTAacaatacatatgtatgtgtatcaatttataataattacacTTAGTTGCATTGCACAATAAATTTGCGCACATTCTCCTCTCCCATCGGCATTCTTTAGTGGTAACTTAAAATTTGTCTATAATTTAAGGGTTTGTTTACGGTTTCATTTGTTGAATGCGAACGCCTTGTTTCCCCAGAACCattgttaataataattaaataatttgcttTCTTATTTTGGTTTGCTTtcccttttgtttttcgttacATCTTCGCTTTGATTTTCGTAGTTTTCGATTTCGTATTTGCCAAAAAGGAGAGTCAACAAGAAAATGCTGTCCCAATGTATTCGATATCCCTACCATCCCGACCCCATCGTCGTATCCCAAGTCCTGACGACTGAAATCGGCTTAGAGTAGTCTACAGCATTCACTTCGcttttttggcatttaaaaatatatgtatttcttGTATATCGGCGGCTATATGTACAGCTTATATATCTATTTCATGGGCAAGTCTATTTCGATTGATTTTTAACTCGTTTAAGTCTACTAATGCACTATTAGTTGTTGCGTCTGTGTGAGAGTTTTGAGGCACCCATTATGAATTAAATCGAATGTGTTCGGGGATGGGTTGGAGATGGTGGTGAGATGCAAATAAAACCAAACGAGGGGATACATTTCcacatacatataaatatatatttaaaatatatattgttttcatTCATGTATTTTGTTCTAAAACGTGTTGTGATTgctttttaagaaattaatttaaaattaataaaatagttGCATTAAACATAATTCATATTGAAATATTACAAAGAATTTATAACTATAACTTTTCTTTATATAGGCGAtaatatatgtgtgtatattTGCTAACATTTTTCTTTACCAAGGCTGCTGCAAAGCAAAATTAACTAAaacttaaacaatttaaaaagccGTTCCTCCTACTTTTTACTTTACGCATACGAAAACAAAATTCAACTAaaatgtttgtgttttttggggGGCGAGGGAGACAGGGAAAGGGGCTggttatttttgctttttgttttgagcTTACAGACTAGACGTACAGCTAATTTAACTTGTAatgtgtgtttgttttttgttggtttGTGGTAATATCAATTAAAACTAGGCATAAATATAAAGCTTAACATGCttaaaacaattgaaaattgaGCATAAGGAAATAAGTAAATGGTGTGcatatacaaaatacatacatataaaaattatacattaaTAACAAATCGTTTCATGTGTTGTTTCTTGTTTCTGGTTTCTGTTGTTGTGGTTATCTTCGTTCTGTTGGAAGGTTGTTGGTTTCGATTTCCCCTCCCGCGTTACTCCTTTCCCTTGTTGACTAACTAAATTAGTAGCTTGTAGTAGATAATAGTTGCTAATTTGGCCTGACTTTTGTTTAGACACGTTTGGTGGTGTTTCCGTCGCCGTCTTCGtttccatttccgtttccgttgcGCTTGCGGTCGCTGTTGCCGCTGTCGCTACTGCGACTGATGCGTCGGATGCGACACGGCATCCCTGAGCGTCTTGAGGCCCGCCTGAACGTACCGGAACACCTCGTGCATGGTGCTGTGCAACGTCAGCGGGCCGTTCTCGTGATCCAGCTTGCGGAAGAATTCTAAAAGAGAGCAAttcatatataaattaaaaacagaacCACGGCACTGGGTTTCCTAGCTAAGACTGACCTATATGATTGCCTGTGCGCACCAAACGATCGGCTTGATCCCACAAATCGTGAGCATTGTTCACATAACTGAAATACTCATTCTGCTTGGACAGCTGATTGTGTATATCTTGAGGCACTATTTTGCCTGGCGGCGTATTCGAACCGGAGCCCTGTAAGTAGTGCAATTGTAATGCGGTTCCTTGGAACTTCAGTTGCTGGCGAGACTTACCTGCGAGCCCACCGAGTTCGATGGTGATATGGAGGAAGGCGTGTTGCCGTTGACAATGTCCACCCTGCCAACGCGAAAGAATTCCGAGAGATTGGCCAGGATGGCGCGAATAGCGGCCTTCCGCAGCTTATAAAGCTTTAGCGATATCAACGACTGGCAGCGCAAACTGTTAAGAGAAATATAGGAAAAAATTAGATTATTGGCATTCAATATAACCATGATTCAAATCAGAAAAGGCGATTTCGCACCTGAGAATGGCCACTTTGTTGTGCGTCTCGTGCTGCCCGTTTGTTGACTGTTGATAGGGACGAAACTTAGTGGAGATAAATCTGCAAGTTGAGGAAACATTAATGTTTAAGCCTGCTCTGCTAGCGACTCCCTAGTCGTGGGCGCACAAAGGTTGGCACACTTTACTCACTTAATTAGCGACAGGGTGTCCTTGTACATGGTATTGGTGGCCTGCTCGGAGCTGCAACGCTCCATGGCATCGGCAGTGAGCAGAAAGTAGACAACGGCCTCCAGATACAAGGTGACCTGGTTGAAGGAGTCGCGCTCCAAGTCGGCGGCATGCTTTCGGTTGATGGCCTCCTGCAGGAACTGATTGTTTTTTCTAAGGGATAAAATAACACATGGTTTTAGGATCTGCAACTAGGAAATGCTTAAGGAAATCCTCACCTGGGGTCGTCGCTGGTGTGCTCCACGTCACGATCGAAGTAGGAGCGGTAGATGAGACGCGGGGCAGGCTCCGGCTGCGGAGCCCTTGCAGCCGAGGCCGCTGTGGCAGAGGCTGCGGTGGCCGATGGAGGTGTCGTCTGCACAGCCTCGTTGCAGGTGGCTGGTGCCACGGTCACCGTTGGCGGAGGTGGTAGTGGTGACATGGCCAGCAGCTTTTTGGTCGGGCTGCCATTCGCAGAGGTTACATCGCCGGCACCAGCAGCTGCTGCGGCAGCGGCATCTTCgtgcagcaactgcagcttGTCGTAGGACAGACGATCGTGGTTGGGCATTCGCTCGTGGTTGTTGGAGGGCAGAAGCACGGGCACCGGCAGCAGTTCCTTGCCCATCTGTAGGTGGTCGGCTTTTGGCTTTTTCCGCTTCTTCTCCTTGTACGGGCTGgaactggagctggagctgcgcTTGCGCCGCCGACCAGGAGGAGGTTGCTCACGCTCCCGATCTCGCTCACGTTCTCGTTCCCGCTCTCGCTCCCTGTCCCGGTCGCGCTCCTGTTTCAGCTGGAACTCCTGCTTGACGTTGCCGGGCTTGAATTTCGACTCATAGCCGGCGTCCAGCTCGGGCTCCGGTTTTACCGGATGCTCGTGCTTGACCTTGGCCGCGGAATTCGTGTCACCACCGGCAAAGCCATTGGGCACATGAACCGCGTTCGTGGCCTGATCCTTGGGCGTCAGATGGCCATTCTGCTGGGCGGGCGTGAGTTTCTTGAGGCGCATGATGCGCTCTCGCGAGAGCTTGCTAAGATCGATCTTGCATATGAGGGAGGTGAGATGCGGCGTGGTTGTGCGCGCCGGGGAGGCCAGACCGGcgcccagctgctgctgctgggtggGCGTCATCCGGGGCTTGACCGTAATAGGGGCAACGGTGGCAACTGGAACCTGTGATGGCTGTGCCGCCGCATCCAACTtgccctgctgctgctcctcctgcaggTCCACGATCACAACCTGACCCTGCTTCTTGGCGCCGCCCTCCTTCGGATTGAAGATCCTCGTCAGCGTGTTAATCTTATTCTTGTCGCTCTTCGACTTCCGTTCGCGTTCCTTCTCCCGCCGTGCCTCATCCTCCTCGCCGCTGCTACTGCTGcccccgccgccgcctccgcaGCCGCCACTCGAAGAGGAGCTCTCGGAACTGCTCAGCTGCTGGCTATGCTGACTCATGGCGAGCGGCTTGTAGGGTGGCAGCTGCTGTGCCACCGACTGACCACTTCCGGCCTGATTTCTGGCCTGATCCTCCTGCtcgctgccactgctgctcgGCGAACTGCTTCCGCTGCCCAGCAGCGCCTTCTTCTGCACCCCGGCCCCAGTCTTGTTCAGCTTGACTATCCGACAGTTGGTATTCTGGGTTTCAGTGTCGTCGCTGCTGCTCGTGGAGCTGCTCGATTTGGAACTGGATCCTCCGCTCGAAGAGCTGTCCTCGTCGGAGCTACTGCTGCCAGCATGAACACTTGAGGGCTTCAGGGCGGTGGCGGCCACCAGCACGGGCGTGGCCACCTTCTTGGTGGGCGTGTTGCCGTTGGAGCTGCTCTGGCTGGAATGTTCGCGTTTCCTCGCCCTGCTCATGGCCAGCGGTGTCTTGGCCAGCGGCTTCTTGGCCGCCGTCAGCGTGGGACCCTTCGTCTGGGAGCTGCTACCGGCAGACGCACTACTCAGGTTCCCACTGCCGCcgctctgctgctgcttccgCGGTCGTCCACGTCCCTTTTTCACCGTATCCGCCGCGGGCTGGGTTTGAACCGAAACCGCTGAATGATCCAGACCCGGATGCTTGGGCGGTGGCTCATCGTCATCGCTGGAGTCCAGAATGGGGGCACTTGTGACCGGCTTTTTCTTGCGCGGCTTCTTTTGCCGCTGCTTGGGCGAAGTGGGCAGCGGCTGGATGGGCGTGAGGGTGACGCTATTGCTCGGTGGTGCCTTCTGCGACTGCGTCGGTGGCACTCGCATCACAGTTGTGATGGCGGCCGGAACACCGGGTATCTGGAGGGTTTCTCCAGGACCTGGCATGGGCACCACCTCGCCGCCGGCCGTACTGTCGgagctactgctgctgctcgagGAGCTGCCACTGGCGCTGGTCCCGGAATCCGAGAGGCGGGCAGAGATCACTGCCTCCGCTGACTCTCGTTTGATTTTTGGTATCGCTCCTAGTGCCATCTCCGAAACAGCATCGATAGCCTCCTTTTTCACCGCCACCGGTGTGACACTCAGGCCACCGCCATAGCGCAATTGCTGCtcctcgtcctcatcctcctcctcgcccTCCTCCATGGCCATGTGATCGTCGTGGATCTTCTCGTTCTTCACAATCGCCGTCGTCACATCAATGGACTCGGGTATGATCTGGGCTCCACCGGGCAGGATTCCCGGCACCTTCATGCTCACATTGCCGGGCGAAACGCTTTCGGAATTCGCCTGAGGCTTGTGGAAGAACCGGCTCAGGTTCCATTTGTTGCTCTCCGTTGGCGAGGGTGTCTTGTTCGAGGAGCTGCCTCCGCTGCTCAGTGTGCCAGCCGAACCGCTTCCTGGGCCGACGACTGAGTTGGAGTTGACCACGGTTGATCCTCCATTGCCGCCTCCACTTCCGAATCCACTAGAGCTGAGCAGCCCGGTTATCGTATTGCTGCCACGGGCAATGATCTCATGGCGATACTTCTTGTTCTGCGCCCCATTGGACGTCAGTGGCTGGGgccgatgctgctgctgctgctggaggacCTGCGGCTGCTGGATGgaaagttgctgctgctgcagctggtgatgctgctgctgctgctggaggttGGGGTGGTGCTGCAGATCGTTCTTGCTGCTCGACTCGCTGCCCGACTCACTGGAATCGGACTCggagctgttgctgctgttgcccgCCGAACGACTGAAAGGGAAAGCAGCGATTTAGTTTGAACTTGGACTTGGATATTCTGAGTAAATGCTCTTACCCTTCCTTCTTCCTCTGCTCATCCTCCGATTCGGACAGCTCCAGATCGTTCTCGAGGCTAAATAGTAGAATGAAAATGGGGAATTAGTATGGAAAGGTTGGTAAAACCCTAGAGAGGGTGTCCTACCAGGAGTCTTGCTTCTCCAGCGAGTGATTCTTCTCCGTTTTGAGCGGCTTGGCCAGCGCCGGCGACGTGACCACGGACGCTGCCTTGGGCGGAGTGGGTGGCAGTTGGTGCAGCGGCGCCAGAGGCTCCACCACCGACGTCGTCCCACTTGTTGCTCCGCCCAGTGGCAGTTGGCTGGCCTGCGGCGGTGTCGTCAACAGCGGGGCGATGGGCGAGGCAATGGGCGCAATGGGCGGGAAAAGTGACGAGGATTCCGAGGAGGGCGGTGACCCGATCAAGTCGATGGCGTACTTTTGTTTATTGGGCGCCGTCAGGTTGTAGTTTTCGCGCGTTGGCGCATGCGGCGTGGCTGCTATGGGATTGAGGCCCTTCACCCCGAAGCTATTGGCTATATCGCTGAATATCTTGTTGAGAAACTGGGCAGAGAGAGAAACAAAATGGTTAATATAAAATCACAGCTTTTCTAAAGATTG
This window contains:
- the LOC108027758 gene encoding AF4/FMR2 family member lilli isoform X1 is translated as MAQQQQQQLQQQQHHSNNNNSILLLQQQQPPQQQQQQQLDPLQQYNNNLYSQNYNMEEYERRKRREREKIERQQGIQIDDRETSLFAEPRRLTEGDAEITAALGEFVEARVYINNQTVGISRSAPGAGNPRLQAPLPPPGTFNLGHSPSSASASASASSSAAGSNSASAGSALPGQQQQQQQQHQHYQQQQRPSTYLKQADNKPPYNGRGGYPGQPMKNDIPSSSGMAPPRGPPRSSSSNSASNSSSATNNNASGGGVPASSAPLGPPLSTQMPNGREKSFLGPLPPALHNGTGGRFVPPAASKRPATGQAPPPEFLNKIFSDIANSFGVKGLNPIAATPHAPTRENYNLTAPNKQKYAIDLIGSPPSSESSSLFPPIAPIASPIAPLLTTPPQASQLPLGGATSGTTSVVEPLAPLHQLPPTPPKAASVVTSPALAKPLKTEKNHSLEKQDSCLENDLELSESEDEQRKKEGRSAGNSSNSSESDSSESGSESSSKNDLQHHPNLQQQQQHHQLQQQQLSIQQPQVLQQQQQHRPQPLTSNGAQNKKYRHEIIARGSNTITGLLSSSGFGSGGGNGGSTVVNSNSVVGPGSGSAGTLSSGGSSSNKTPSPTESNKWNLSRFFHKPQANSESVSPGNVSMKVPGILPGGAQIIPESIDVTTAIVKNEKIHDDHMAMEEGEEEDEDEEQQLRYGGGLSVTPVAVKKEAIDAVSEMALGAIPKIKRESAEAVISARLSDSGTSASGSSSSSSSSSDSTAGGEVVPMPGPGETLQIPGVPAAITTVMRVPPTQSQKAPPSNSVTLTPIQPLPTSPKQRQKKPRKKKPVTSAPILDSSDDDEPPPKHPGLDHSAVSVQTQPAADTVKKGRGRPRKQQQSGGSGNLSSASAGSSSQTKGPTLTAAKKPLAKTPLAMSRARKREHSSQSSSNGNTPTKKVATPVLVAATALKPSSVHAGSSSSDEDSSSSGGSSSKSSSSTSSSDDTETQNTNCRIVKLNKTGAGVQKKALLGSGSSSPSSSGSEQEDQARNQAGSGQSVAQQLPPYKPLAMSQHSQQLSSSESSSSSGGCGGGGGGSSSSGEEDEARREKERERKSKSDKNKINTLTRIFNPKEGGAKKQGQVVIVDLQEEQQQGKLDAAAQPSQVPVATVAPITVKPRMTPTQQQQLGAGLASPARTTTPHLTSLICKIDLSKLSRERIMRLKKLTPAQQNGHLTPKDQATNAVHVPNGFAGGDTNSAAKVKHEHPVKPEPELDAGYESKFKPGNVKQEFQLKQERDRDRERERERERERDREREQPPPGRRRKRSSSSSSSPYKEKKRKKPKADHLQMGKELLPVPVLLPSNNHERMPNHDRLSYDKLQLLHEDAAAAAAAGAGDVTSANGSPTKKLLAMSPLPPPPTVTVAPATCNEAVQTTPPSATAASATAASAARAPQPEPAPRLIYRSYFDRDVEHTSDDPRKNNQFLQEAINRKHAADLERDSFNQVTLYLEAVVYFLLTADAMERCSSEQATNTMYKDTLSLIKFISTKFRPYQQSTNGQHETHNKVAILSLRCQSLISLKLYKLRKAAIRAILANLSEFFRVGRVDIVNGNTPSSISPSNSVGSQGSGSNTPPGKIVPQDIHNQLSKQNEYFSYVNNAHDLWDQADRLVRTGNHIEFFRKLDHENGPLTLHSTMHEVFRYVQAGLKTLRDAVSHPTHQSQ
- the LOC108027758 gene encoding AF4/FMR2 family member lilli isoform X2, with the translated sequence MDIHMKKLTKPRMEEYERRKRREREKIERQQGIQIDDRETSLFAEPRRLTEGDAEITAALGEFVEARVYINNQTVGISRSAPGAGNPRLQAPLPPPGTFNLGHSPSSASASASASSSAAGSNSASAGSALPGQQQQQQQQHQHYQQQQRPSTYLKQADNKPPYNGRGGYPGQPMKNDIPSSSGMAPPRGPPRSSSSNSASNSSSATNNNASGGGVPASSAPLGPPLSTQMPNGREKSFLGPLPPALHNGTGGRFVPPAASKRPATGQAPPPEFLNKIFSDIANSFGVKGLNPIAATPHAPTRENYNLTAPNKQKYAIDLIGSPPSSESSSLFPPIAPIASPIAPLLTTPPQASQLPLGGATSGTTSVVEPLAPLHQLPPTPPKAASVVTSPALAKPLKTEKNHSLEKQDSCLENDLELSESEDEQRKKEGRSAGNSSNSSESDSSESGSESSSKNDLQHHPNLQQQQQHHQLQQQQLSIQQPQVLQQQQQHRPQPLTSNGAQNKKYRHEIIARGSNTITGLLSSSGFGSGGGNGGSTVVNSNSVVGPGSGSAGTLSSGGSSSNKTPSPTESNKWNLSRFFHKPQANSESVSPGNVSMKVPGILPGGAQIIPESIDVTTAIVKNEKIHDDHMAMEEGEEEDEDEEQQLRYGGGLSVTPVAVKKEAIDAVSEMALGAIPKIKRESAEAVISARLSDSGTSASGSSSSSSSSSDSTAGGEVVPMPGPGETLQIPGVPAAITTVMRVPPTQSQKAPPSNSVTLTPIQPLPTSPKQRQKKPRKKKPVTSAPILDSSDDDEPPPKHPGLDHSAVSVQTQPAADTVKKGRGRPRKQQQSGGSGNLSSASAGSSSQTKGPTLTAAKKPLAKTPLAMSRARKREHSSQSSSNGNTPTKKVATPVLVAATALKPSSVHAGSSSSDEDSSSSGGSSSKSSSSTSSSDDTETQNTNCRIVKLNKTGAGVQKKALLGSGSSSPSSSGSEQEDQARNQAGSGQSVAQQLPPYKPLAMSQHSQQLSSSESSSSSGGCGGGGGGSSSSGEEDEARREKERERKSKSDKNKINTLTRIFNPKEGGAKKQGQVVIVDLQEEQQQGKLDAAAQPSQVPVATVAPITVKPRMTPTQQQQLGAGLASPARTTTPHLTSLICKIDLSKLSRERIMRLKKLTPAQQNGHLTPKDQATNAVHVPNGFAGGDTNSAAKVKHEHPVKPEPELDAGYESKFKPGNVKQEFQLKQERDRDRERERERERERDREREQPPPGRRRKRSSSSSSSPYKEKKRKKPKADHLQMGKELLPVPVLLPSNNHERMPNHDRLSYDKLQLLHEDAAAAAAAGAGDVTSANGSPTKKLLAMSPLPPPPTVTVAPATCNEAVQTTPPSATAASATAASAARAPQPEPAPRLIYRSYFDRDVEHTSDDPRKNNQFLQEAINRKHAADLERDSFNQVTLYLEAVVYFLLTADAMERCSSEQATNTMYKDTLSLIKFISTKFRPYQQSTNGQHETHNKVAILSLRCQSLISLKLYKLRKAAIRAILANLSEFFRVGRVDIVNGNTPSSISPSNSVGSQGSGSNTPPGKIVPQDIHNQLSKQNEYFSYVNNAHDLWDQADRLVRTGNHIEFFRKLDHENGPLTLHSTMHEVFRYVQAGLKTLRDAVSHPTHQSQ